Proteins from a single region of Acidovorax sp. NCPPB 3576:
- a CDS encoding ABC transporter ATP-binding protein, translating to MTLLQVRGLRKSYGGVQAVDGIDFDLAPGELLALIGPNGAGKSTTFDMVGGQTPATAGSVRLQGRELAGMKPRAIARLGVGRTFQIAATFASLTVVENVQMALLAHHRRVFALWRPAASQHRAEAMALLAQVGMDAQADRPCSELAYGDVKRVELALALANDPQLLLMDEPTAGMAPQERSDLMALTRRLVAERRMAVLFTEHSMDVVFAYADRIIVLAQGRLIAEGDAHAIRNHPGVQAVYLGAGTTFGQRGARHETVPEGAA from the coding sequence ATGACGCTGCTGCAGGTGCGCGGCCTGCGCAAATCGTATGGCGGCGTGCAGGCCGTGGATGGCATCGACTTCGACCTGGCGCCCGGGGAGCTGCTCGCGCTCATCGGCCCCAACGGCGCGGGCAAGTCCACCACCTTCGACATGGTGGGCGGGCAGACGCCGGCCACGGCCGGCTCGGTGCGGCTGCAGGGGCGCGAGCTGGCGGGCATGAAGCCCCGTGCCATCGCGCGCCTGGGCGTGGGCCGCACCTTCCAGATCGCGGCCACGTTCGCCTCGCTCACCGTGGTGGAGAACGTGCAGATGGCGCTGCTGGCGCACCACCGGCGCGTGTTCGCGCTGTGGCGGCCCGCCGCCTCGCAACACCGCGCCGAGGCCATGGCGCTGCTGGCCCAGGTTGGCATGGACGCGCAGGCCGACCGCCCGTGCAGCGAACTGGCCTACGGCGACGTCAAGCGCGTGGAACTGGCCCTGGCGCTCGCCAACGATCCACAACTGCTGCTGATGGACGAGCCCACGGCCGGCATGGCGCCGCAGGAGCGCAGCGACCTCATGGCGCTCACCCGGCGGCTCGTGGCCGAGCGCCGCATGGCGGTGCTGTTCACCGAGCACAGCATGGACGTGGTGTTCGCCTATGCCGACCGCATCATCGTGCTGGCGCAGGGCCGGCTCATCGCCGAGGGCGATGCCCACGCGATCCGCAACCACCCCGGGGTGCAGGCGGTGTACCTGGGCGCCGGCACGACCTTCGGGCAACGCGGCGCGCGCCATGAAACGGTGCCGGAGGGCGCGGCATGA
- a CDS encoding ABC transporter ATP-binding protein, with protein sequence MTVPAPMPPLLLEVSGLNAWYGAAHILFDVSLQVRRGEVVALMGRNGAGKSTTFKAIMGLLARRQGRVDFLGRPIAGLQPYEIARMGLGFVPEDRRVFADLTVTENLAVGRQPPRRWPDGSEAPSWTPAALYQLFPNLGAMQDRPGGQMSGGEQQMLTVARTLMGNPYLVLLDEPSEGVAPVIVEQMAQTILQLKARGASILLSEQNVRFAEMVSDRAYVLEKGQIRYEGSIEALSRNEDVRRAYLAV encoded by the coding sequence ATGACGGTCCCCGCGCCGATGCCGCCGCTGCTGCTGGAAGTCTCCGGCCTGAACGCCTGGTACGGCGCGGCGCACATCCTGTTCGACGTGTCGCTGCAGGTGCGCCGCGGCGAGGTCGTGGCGCTGATGGGCCGCAACGGCGCGGGCAAGTCCACCACGTTCAAGGCCATCATGGGGCTGCTCGCGCGGCGGCAGGGGCGGGTGGATTTTCTCGGCCGCCCGATCGCGGGGCTGCAGCCCTACGAGATCGCGCGGATGGGCCTGGGCTTCGTGCCCGAGGACCGGCGCGTGTTCGCCGACCTCACCGTCACCGAGAACCTCGCGGTCGGCCGCCAGCCGCCCCGGCGCTGGCCCGACGGCAGCGAGGCGCCGTCCTGGACGCCGGCCGCGCTGTACCAGCTCTTTCCCAATCTGGGTGCCATGCAGGACCGGCCCGGCGGGCAGATGAGCGGCGGCGAGCAGCAGATGCTCACCGTGGCGCGCACGCTCATGGGCAACCCGTACCTGGTGCTGCTGGACGAGCCCTCCGAAGGGGTGGCGCCCGTGATCGTCGAGCAGATGGCGCAGACGATCCTGCAGCTCAAGGCCCGGGGCGCGAGCATCCTGCTGTCCGAGCAGAACGTGCGCTTTGCCGAGATGGTGTCCGACCGGGCCTATGTGCTGGAAAAGGGCCAGATCCGCTACGAAGGCTCGATCGAGGCGCTGTCGCGCAACGAGGACGTGCGCCGCGCGTACCTCGCGGTGTAG
- a CDS encoding NTP transferase domain-containing protein: MDTACDEALPTAPAHGVVGVLLAAGHARRFGSDKRRVPWPGHGSLMEAALAPLQAVCPRVVAVLPPGDAWGLMLCWRLQVEVAWSFRRSAGLAASLSAALPLVRRAPAIVVALADMGDVRAATVRTLIAAWQRQPGQPVLPVFGGQPGNPRLIPAPLYPRLEGLSGDDGVRRALDWPAAQRCAVDDPGVLRDLDTPVGLG; this comes from the coding sequence ATGGACACCGCCTGCGACGAAGCCCTGCCCACGGCGCCGGCCCACGGCGTGGTCGGCGTGCTGCTGGCGGCGGGCCACGCGCGGCGCTTCGGCAGCGACAAGCGCCGCGTGCCCTGGCCCGGCCACGGCTCGCTGATGGAGGCCGCGCTCGCGCCGCTGCAGGCCGTGTGCCCGCGCGTCGTCGCTGTGCTGCCGCCCGGCGATGCCTGGGGGCTGATGCTGTGCTGGCGCCTGCAGGTCGAGGTGGCCTGGTCGTTCCGGCGCAGCGCGGGGCTGGCGGCCTCGCTGTCGGCCGCCCTGCCGCTGGTGCGCCGCGCGCCGGCCATCGTGGTCGCGCTGGCCGATATGGGGGACGTTCGGGCGGCCACCGTGCGCACGCTCATCGCGGCCTGGCAGCGCCAGCCGGGGCAGCCCGTGCTGCCGGTGTTCGGCGGCCAGCCGGGCAATCCGCGGCTGATTCCGGCACCGCTGTATCCCCGGCTGGAGGGGCTGTCGGGCGACGACGGCGTGCGCCGGGCGCTGGACTGGCCGGCCGCGCAGCGGTGCGCGGTGGACGACCCGGGCGTGCTGCGCGATCTGGACACGCCCGTCGGACTGGGCTGA
- a CDS encoding glutamate-5-semialdehyde dehydrogenase yields the protein MNALHIAEYTHGLGIQAKAASALMARAPAAIKSKALLSLARLLREQTAPLQESNARDLERARAAGLAEPLVDRLKLTSKVLETCALGCEQLAAMGDVIGEITGMRQQPSGIRVGQMRVPIGVFGMIYESRPNVTIEAASLSIKSGNACILRGGSEAIDSNKALAALVQQALAEAGLPEDAVQLVQTTDREAVGHLIAMPEYVDVIIPRGGKGLIERISRDAKVPVIKHLDGNCHTYVDDPCDIAMAVKVADNAKTNKYSPCNASESLLVARGAAAAFLPQIGAVYAAKGVEMRGCPESLALLAGVPNAKLVPATEQDWSEEYLAPIISVKVVDGLDEAIAHINRYSSHHTDAILTTHHGHAQRFLREVDSASVMVNASTRFADGFEYGLGAEIGISTDKFHARGPVGIEGLTSLKYVVLGEGEVRG from the coding sequence ATGAACGCGCTCCACATCGCCGAATACACCCATGGCCTCGGCATCCAGGCAAAAGCAGCTTCCGCGCTGATGGCAAGGGCACCGGCTGCTATCAAAAGCAAAGCACTTCTTTCCCTGGCCCGCCTGCTGCGCGAGCAGACCGCCCCGCTGCAGGAGAGCAACGCCCGCGACCTGGAGCGCGCCCGCGCCGCCGGCCTGGCCGAGCCCCTGGTCGATCGCCTGAAACTCACCTCCAAGGTGCTGGAAACCTGCGCGCTCGGCTGCGAGCAGCTCGCCGCCATGGGCGACGTGATCGGCGAGATCACCGGCATGCGCCAGCAGCCCAGCGGCATCCGTGTCGGCCAGATGCGCGTGCCCATCGGCGTGTTCGGCATGATCTACGAGAGCCGCCCCAACGTCACCATCGAGGCCGCCAGCCTCAGCATCAAGAGCGGCAACGCCTGCATCCTGCGCGGCGGCTCCGAGGCGATCGACTCCAACAAGGCCCTGGCGGCCCTGGTGCAGCAGGCCCTGGCCGAAGCCGGCCTGCCCGAGGACGCGGTGCAGCTGGTGCAGACCACCGACCGCGAGGCCGTCGGCCACCTGATCGCCATGCCCGAATACGTGGACGTCATCATCCCGCGCGGCGGCAAGGGCCTGATCGAGCGCATCAGCCGCGACGCCAAGGTGCCGGTCATCAAGCACCTGGATGGCAACTGCCACACCTATGTGGACGACCCCTGCGACATCGCCATGGCGGTGAAGGTGGCCGACAACGCCAAGACCAACAAGTACAGCCCGTGCAACGCCAGCGAGAGCCTGCTGGTGGCGCGCGGCGCGGCGGCCGCCTTTTTGCCGCAGATCGGCGCGGTCTATGCCGCCAAGGGCGTGGAGATGCGCGGCTGCCCCGAATCGCTGGCCCTGCTGGCCGGCGTGCCGAACGCCAAACTGGTGCCCGCCACCGAGCAGGACTGGAGCGAGGAATACCTCGCCCCGATCATCAGCGTGAAGGTGGTGGACGGCCTGGACGAGGCCATCGCCCACATCAACCGCTACTCCAGCCACCACACCGACGCCATCCTCACCACCCACCACGGCCACGCCCAGCGCTTCCTGCGCGAGGTGGACTCGGCCAGCGTGATGGTCAACGCCAGCACCCGGTTCGCCGACGGCTTCGAGTACGGGCTGGGCGCCGAAATCGGCATCAGCACCGACAAGTTCCACGCCCGCGGCCCGGTGGGCATCGAGGGCCTGACCTCGCTCAAGTACGTGGTGCTGGGCGAGGGCGAAGTGCGCGGCTGA
- the trkA gene encoding Trk system potassium transporter TrkA — MKIIILGAGRVGCSVADSLVSEQNDITVIDTDAQRLRDLESRFDLRGVVGNGIDPEVLAEAGARDTDLLIACAAQDETNLVCCKVAQLLFNVPTRIARVRSSGFEHDREQAALLLGKDGFAVDRIICPEESLTRYIGKLVEYPEALQVREFAGGRACLVSVRVRAGAPVAGVRIADMRAGAPDLAMRMVAIYRRFPEEPDRFIACDGDTRIAAGDEVFVLSAREHIPQVLAAMHQREGQPARAVRRIMIAGGGRVGLRLARQLAQQGRFHIKVIEGDPDRCVELASTLPSEVLVLQGDATDEDLLGDENVEEVDLFLALTDDDEDNIMACLLAKRMGASRVLALINRRSYADLMHGTQIDIALSPAQAMLGELLAYVRRGDVQAVHSLRRGVAEALEIVARGDRKSSRVVGRKVSDLHLPPEVHMGLIVRGLSGAEPQADAAQAGGPEPLAEPQVIIPRSHTVIESGDHVVFFLPNKRLVRDVEKAFRLGATFF, encoded by the coding sequence ATGAAAATCATCATCCTCGGCGCGGGCCGCGTCGGCTGCAGCGTGGCCGACAGCCTCGTGTCCGAGCAGAACGACATCACCGTCATCGACACGGACGCCCAGCGCCTGCGCGATCTGGAATCGCGCTTCGACCTGCGCGGCGTGGTGGGCAACGGCATCGACCCCGAGGTGCTGGCCGAGGCCGGCGCGCGCGACACCGACCTGCTCATCGCCTGCGCCGCGCAGGACGAGACCAACCTCGTGTGCTGCAAGGTCGCGCAACTGCTCTTCAACGTGCCCACACGCATCGCGCGGGTGCGCTCCTCCGGCTTCGAACACGACCGCGAGCAGGCCGCGCTGCTGCTGGGCAAGGACGGTTTCGCGGTGGACCGCATCATCTGCCCCGAGGAGTCGCTGACGCGCTACATCGGCAAGCTGGTGGAGTACCCCGAGGCGCTGCAGGTGCGCGAATTCGCGGGCGGCCGGGCCTGCCTGGTGTCGGTGCGCGTGCGGGCCGGCGCGCCGGTGGCGGGCGTGCGCATCGCCGACATGCGGGCCGGCGCCCCGGACCTGGCCATGCGCATGGTGGCCATCTACCGCCGCTTTCCCGAAGAGCCCGACCGCTTCATCGCCTGCGACGGCGACACGCGCATCGCGGCGGGCGACGAGGTCTTCGTGCTGTCCGCGCGCGAGCACATTCCCCAGGTGCTGGCCGCGATGCACCAGCGCGAGGGCCAGCCCGCGCGGGCGGTGCGCCGCATCATGATCGCCGGCGGCGGCCGCGTGGGCCTGCGCCTGGCGCGGCAGCTGGCGCAGCAGGGGCGCTTTCACATCAAGGTGATCGAGGGCGATCCGGACCGCTGCGTCGAGCTGGCCTCCACGCTGCCCTCCGAGGTGCTGGTGCTGCAGGGCGATGCCACCGACGAAGACCTGCTGGGCGACGAGAACGTCGAGGAGGTGGACCTGTTCCTCGCGCTCACCGACGACGACGAGGACAACATCATGGCCTGCCTGCTGGCCAAGCGCATGGGCGCGAGCCGCGTGCTGGCGCTGATCAACCGGCGCTCCTACGCCGACCTGATGCACGGCACGCAGATCGACATCGCGCTGTCGCCTGCGCAGGCCATGCTGGGCGAGCTGCTGGCCTACGTGCGGCGCGGCGACGTGCAGGCCGTGCACAGCCTGCGCCGGGGCGTGGCCGAGGCGCTGGAGATCGTGGCGCGCGGCGACCGCAAAAGCTCGCGCGTGGTGGGCCGCAAGGTGAGCGACCTGCACCTGCCGCCCGAGGTGCACATGGGGCTGATCGTGCGCGGGCTGTCGGGTGCGGAGCCGCAAGCGGATGCGGCCCAGGCCGGCGGCCCCGAGCCTTTGGCCGAGCCCCAGGTCATCATCCCGCGCAGCCACACGGTGATCGAAAGCGGAGACCACGTGGTGTTCTTCCTGCCGAACAAGCGCCTGGTGCGCGATGTGGAAAAGGCCTTCCGCCTGGGCGCGACGTTTTTCTGA